In Aethina tumida isolate Nest 87 chromosome 2, icAetTumi1.1, whole genome shotgun sequence, the DNA window tgttaatgtaaatgaaaagaaaaaatgaatacataatatttattaatttatcgtttttaattcataattttattattaagatttcaattgtgtcaaaaaattacaatttaaaaatatcaaataataataataataataataataaataataatcgaccaaatacttaatatattattaatattatataattataatatataaaattaaactaactaaaagcataattaataaatttcaaacaaacatatatttatattaatattatttattttaatataataaaaattacaaaagatatttaaatgatgacacacattttttttaaaaaaggataagaaatatgaaaattaattaaaattaatcagaagatcaaaaatatgtaaaagttataaaataaaatgttaaaaataataaattatattttattatacagttttaaattaatatattttttaaaattgagtttatacaataaataaataagaaaaatattttaaattgaaaaatttaaccaattaaatcaaaagttgATACATTGATtgactgttttaatttaacagaaatttagatcttatacaacaaatattatattttatatattttactatatatatatatatatatatatatatatatatatatatatatatatatatatatatatatatatatatatatatatatatataataaaaaaaaggataaaaaatgaaagtaaaatgttaaaaatcatatctcattttacaattttaaattaataaatttgataaaaacttaaaaatacattcaaaaaatatatataaaatattttataacggtcaatttactaaattattaaataaaacattgatctatgaacaaaataatttaaaaaacagcaAATCTTAATAGCTATTTTTTCAATGGTAGAGGAGCTGAGGTGTGCCTCCAGCCAATGAGATAACTTCAAATACCGACACAAACGAAGTTCCGAAACATAtttctcatatttattattataattatatctgtttttttattctaatatacCAAAAGTATAGTAATgtgtacatttataaaatgttacttacattaataatttaataataataataaagtccaatgattgatttaatattacagaAAACTACAAGAAaaggtaatttaatttctatatatgttaattaattattttttttattttgctaaGTGTTACTTAAACtctattattacttttattatttattattaacataattgatttagttttattgaaaactgtaaattaacaGAAAACTGAAAGTCTAAACCCTCATATGTCAAATTACACGCCAGACACTTCTGCTTAATCCGATGCAATTCATGTCGGTTAATTTCACCGGCCATTTAAAATGTCGCAATTTTGATCCCCATCCTTCTAACAGaacattaatcaaaattcCAACAGCAACGCCATATGCCGTTGGTTACGGCCCTGCTATCGGGCGTTCCATCGAAGGAGAAAAAATTAGTGGTGGTGCGGCACGCGACCAACAGGTCAGGTCAGTTCCAACCCCGGTACTGACGGGCAGCACTTCCTTATTGGGTCATAGACTTCGGTGGTAATCGCACATCCGTGTTGTGCCGTCTTTGAAAATGTGCCGCGTCTGATCACGTttaatccaattaattaatcagtgaTGAGTTGTTGAAGTTTTGGTGACGTGTGTGACCGTGGTTAAATCGTCAGGATGGATCTGATGAAGCCGTACGGCAACAGGTACGACTGCGGCCAGGACCTGGTGTACCATCCGAATTACTACAGTTCGTTAGCGCTGATAAACAAAGGCGAGCAGTACTTCAAGACGGAACCGATGAAAAGTGAGGCAAAAACGCCGGATTTATACGACGTGAACACTTACGACAGCTTCATCTCGGCGTCGAGCGAGCTGAGCTCGTTATCGGAACAAGACAAGTACACGTACGGCAATTTTAACTTCTTCACTTTGAAAAAAACCGCCTTCGACAATAATAACACAACGAGAGGTATTGAGTGTGCGGAGAAAAAAACGGGGCGCGTCAGGAAGAGAACGGTGGTCAGGGATAGGCCGGCATCGCCGACGGTTCTGAAGAAGCGGAGATTGGCGGCGAACGCACGGGAGAGACGCAGAATGAACGGGCTAAATGAGGCGTTCGACAGGCTTAGACAGGTTATACCCA includes these proteins:
- the LOC109603194 gene encoding neurogenic differentiation factor 4-like produces the protein MDLMKPYGNRYDCGQDLVYHPNYYSSLALINKGEQYFKTEPMKSEAKTPDLYDVNTYDSFISASSELSSLSEQDKYTYGNFNFFTLKKTAFDNNNTTRGIECAEKKTGRVRKRTVVRDRPASPTVLKKRRLAANARERRRMNGLNEAFDRLRQVIPNLDAEQKLSKFETLQMAQTYIAALRDLLETSSIDR